One region of Drosophila teissieri strain GT53w chromosome 2L, Prin_Dtei_1.1, whole genome shotgun sequence genomic DNA includes:
- the LOC122617381 gene encoding protein phosphatase 1L isoform X5, protein MDHRYRRSLRSSADVWSRSILGRIQATLGRQKAVKMMELSASAGDHQSWEELKQQSSAFAVLGRRPRMEDRFIIEENINNNTGISFFAVFDGHGGEFAADFAKDVLVKNIYNKITEMSKLLKTEGLTGDYDKSPYLARKQSRKESNKENTEPTAAVARKDSLRKAHSTTVDCSAIKQKTTEASIADIYMVQLNSAMRASGNMGSAKDSFLNNNNNAQNGAGNAPPPNYEAKCYIENGRINFGKLITDEIMSADYKLVEQAKRATNIAGTTALIAIVQGSKLIVANVGDSRGVMYDWRGIAIPLSFDHKPQQVRERKRIHDAGGFIAFRGVWRVAGVLATSRALGDYPLKDKNLVIATPDILTFELNDHKPHFLILASDGLWDTFSNEEACTFVQEHLKEPDFGAKSLTMESYKRGSVDNITVLVIVFKNDVYKIGSSAGRAGEESLKVPAKSQPVAPAVVQRSNSIKTK, encoded by the exons ATGTGTGGAGTCGCAGCATCCTGGGACGCATCCAGGCCACCCTCGGTCGCCAGAAGGCCGTCAAGATGATGGAGCTGTCGGCCAGCGCTGGTGATCACCAGAGCTGGGAGGAGTTGAAGCAGCAGAGCTCGGCTTTCGCGGTCCTTGGACGGAGGCCTCGAATGGAGGATAG ATTTATTATCGAGGagaacatcaacaacaacactgGCATCTCCTTCTTTGCTGTTTTTGACGGTCATGGCGGCGAGTTTGCCGCAGACTTCGCCAAGGATGTGCTAGTGAAGAACATCTACAATAAGATCACCGAGATGTCCAAGCTGCTGAAGACAGAAGGACTTACCGGAGATTACGATAAAAGTCCCTATTTGGCGCGCAAGCAGAGTCGCAAGGAATCGAACAAGGAGAACACAGAACCCACGGCAGCGGTGGCGCGAAAGGATAGTCTAAGGAAGGCCCATAGCACCACGGTGGATTGCAGCGCTATTAAACAAAAGACAACCGAGGCATCTATTGCCGACATATACATGGTCCAACTGAACTCTGCGATGAGAGCCAGTGGAAATATGGGATCCGCCAAGGATTCCTTCctgaataacaacaacaatgcacaGAACGGAGCAGGTAATGCGCCACCTCCGAACTACGAAGCCAAGTGCTACATCGAAAACGGACGTATTAACTTTGGGAAATTGATCACGGACGAGATCATGTCGGCCGACTACAAGCTGGTGGAGCAAGCCAAGAGAGCG ACCAACATTGCGGGCACCACCGCTCTGATAGCTATTGTCCAAGGCTCCAAGCTGATTGTGGCCAATGTGGGTGATTCCCGCGGCGTCATGTACGACTGGCGGGGTATCGCCATACCGCTTTCCTTCGATCACAAGCCGCAGCAGGTGCGAGAACGAAAGAGGATCCACGATGCAGGCGGATTCATCGCCTTCCGAGGCGTTTGGCGCGTGGCCGGCGTGTTGGCCACGTCACGTGCTCTAGGGGACTATCCGCTTAAAGATAAG AATCTGGTGATTGCTACGCCGGACATTTTGACCTTCGAACTAAACGATCACAA ACCCCACTTTCTGATACTGGCCTCCGATGGCCTCTGGGACACGTTCAGCAACGAGGAGGCCTGCACCTTTGTCCAGGAGCACCTGAAAGAGCCGGACTTTGGCGCCAAATCTCTTACCATGGAATCCTATAAACGTGGCTCCGTGGACAACATCACCGTGCTGGTGATCGTCTTCAAGAACGATGTCTACAAGATTGGCAGCTCTGCGGGAAGAGCGGGAGAAGAATCCCTAAAAGTCCCAGCCAAATCTCAACCAGTTGCGCCTGCAGTTGTGCAACGCTCGAATTCaatcaaaaccaaatga
- the LOC122617381 gene encoding protein phosphatase 1L isoform X3 produces the protein MDDELEDKVFYQTYVSHMKILSKFAVGFSSINSPLAYIWKLCRLYVLRPEVIFCGLILFVLLLYLQAVDVWSRSILGRIQATLGRQKAVKMMELSASAGDHQSWEELKQQSSAFAVLGRRPRMEDRFIIEENINNNTGISFFAVFDGHGGEFAADFAKDVLVKNIYNKITEMSKLLKTEGLTGDYDKSPYLARKQSRKESNKENTEPTAAVARKDSLRKAHSTTVDCSAIKQKTTEASIADIYMVQLNSAMRASGNMGSAKDSFLNNNNNAQNGAGNAPPPNYEAKCYIENGRINFGKLITDEIMSADYKLVEQAKRATNIAGTTALIAIVQGSKLIVANVGDSRGVMYDWRGIAIPLSFDHKPQQVRERKRIHDAGGFIAFRGVWRVAGVLATSRALGDYPLKDKNLVIATPDILTFELNDHKPHFLILASDGLWDTFSNEEACTFVQEHLKEPDFGAKSLTMESYKRGSVDNITVLVIVFKNDVYKIGSSAGRAGEESLKVPAKSQPVAPAVVQRSNSIKTK, from the exons GTGTTCTATCAGACATACGTATCGCACATGAAAATCCTGTCCAAATTTGCGGTGGGCTTCTCGTCCATCAACTCCCCGCTGGCCTACATATGGAAGCTGTGCCGACTGTATGTCCTGCGGCCGGAGGTCATCTTCTGCGGCTTGATCCTCTTCGTCCTGTTGCTCTATTTGCAAGCGGTAGATGTGTGGAGTCGCAGCATCCTGGGACGCATCCAGGCCACCCTCGGTCGCCAGAAGGCCGTCAAGATGATGGAGCTGTCGGCCAGCGCTGGTGATCACCAGAGCTGGGAGGAGTTGAAGCAGCAGAGCTCGGCTTTCGCGGTCCTTGGACGGAGGCCTCGAATGGAGGATAG ATTTATTATCGAGGagaacatcaacaacaacactgGCATCTCCTTCTTTGCTGTTTTTGACGGTCATGGCGGCGAGTTTGCCGCAGACTTCGCCAAGGATGTGCTAGTGAAGAACATCTACAATAAGATCACCGAGATGTCCAAGCTGCTGAAGACAGAAGGACTTACCGGAGATTACGATAAAAGTCCCTATTTGGCGCGCAAGCAGAGTCGCAAGGAATCGAACAAGGAGAACACAGAACCCACGGCAGCGGTGGCGCGAAAGGATAGTCTAAGGAAGGCCCATAGCACCACGGTGGATTGCAGCGCTATTAAACAAAAGACAACCGAGGCATCTATTGCCGACATATACATGGTCCAACTGAACTCTGCGATGAGAGCCAGTGGAAATATGGGATCCGCCAAGGATTCCTTCctgaataacaacaacaatgcacaGAACGGAGCAGGTAATGCGCCACCTCCGAACTACGAAGCCAAGTGCTACATCGAAAACGGACGTATTAACTTTGGGAAATTGATCACGGACGAGATCATGTCGGCCGACTACAAGCTGGTGGAGCAAGCCAAGAGAGCG ACCAACATTGCGGGCACCACCGCTCTGATAGCTATTGTCCAAGGCTCCAAGCTGATTGTGGCCAATGTGGGTGATTCCCGCGGCGTCATGTACGACTGGCGGGGTATCGCCATACCGCTTTCCTTCGATCACAAGCCGCAGCAGGTGCGAGAACGAAAGAGGATCCACGATGCAGGCGGATTCATCGCCTTCCGAGGCGTTTGGCGCGTGGCCGGCGTGTTGGCCACGTCACGTGCTCTAGGGGACTATCCGCTTAAAGATAAG AATCTGGTGATTGCTACGCCGGACATTTTGACCTTCGAACTAAACGATCACAA ACCCCACTTTCTGATACTGGCCTCCGATGGCCTCTGGGACACGTTCAGCAACGAGGAGGCCTGCACCTTTGTCCAGGAGCACCTGAAAGAGCCGGACTTTGGCGCCAAATCTCTTACCATGGAATCCTATAAACGTGGCTCCGTGGACAACATCACCGTGCTGGTGATCGTCTTCAAGAACGATGTCTACAAGATTGGCAGCTCTGCGGGAAGAGCGGGAGAAGAATCCCTAAAAGTCCCAGCCAAATCTCAACCAGTTGCGCCTGCAGTTGTGCAACGCTCGAATTCaatcaaaaccaaatga
- the LOC122617381 gene encoding protein phosphatase 1L isoform X4, with product MDHRYRRSLRSSAAVDVWSRSILGRIQATLGRQKAVKMMELSASAGDHQSWEELKQQSSAFAVLGRRPRMEDRFIIEENINNNTGISFFAVFDGHGGEFAADFAKDVLVKNIYNKITEMSKLLKTEGLTGDYDKSPYLARKQSRKESNKENTEPTAAVARKDSLRKAHSTTVDCSAIKQKTTEASIADIYMVQLNSAMRASGNMGSAKDSFLNNNNNAQNGAGNAPPPNYEAKCYIENGRINFGKLITDEIMSADYKLVEQAKRATNIAGTTALIAIVQGSKLIVANVGDSRGVMYDWRGIAIPLSFDHKPQQVRERKRIHDAGGFIAFRGVWRVAGVLATSRALGDYPLKDKNLVIATPDILTFELNDHKPHFLILASDGLWDTFSNEEACTFVQEHLKEPDFGAKSLTMESYKRGSVDNITVLVIVFKNDVYKIGSSAGRAGEESLKVPAKSQPVAPAVVQRSNSIKTK from the exons CGGTAGATGTGTGGAGTCGCAGCATCCTGGGACGCATCCAGGCCACCCTCGGTCGCCAGAAGGCCGTCAAGATGATGGAGCTGTCGGCCAGCGCTGGTGATCACCAGAGCTGGGAGGAGTTGAAGCAGCAGAGCTCGGCTTTCGCGGTCCTTGGACGGAGGCCTCGAATGGAGGATAG ATTTATTATCGAGGagaacatcaacaacaacactgGCATCTCCTTCTTTGCTGTTTTTGACGGTCATGGCGGCGAGTTTGCCGCAGACTTCGCCAAGGATGTGCTAGTGAAGAACATCTACAATAAGATCACCGAGATGTCCAAGCTGCTGAAGACAGAAGGACTTACCGGAGATTACGATAAAAGTCCCTATTTGGCGCGCAAGCAGAGTCGCAAGGAATCGAACAAGGAGAACACAGAACCCACGGCAGCGGTGGCGCGAAAGGATAGTCTAAGGAAGGCCCATAGCACCACGGTGGATTGCAGCGCTATTAAACAAAAGACAACCGAGGCATCTATTGCCGACATATACATGGTCCAACTGAACTCTGCGATGAGAGCCAGTGGAAATATGGGATCCGCCAAGGATTCCTTCctgaataacaacaacaatgcacaGAACGGAGCAGGTAATGCGCCACCTCCGAACTACGAAGCCAAGTGCTACATCGAAAACGGACGTATTAACTTTGGGAAATTGATCACGGACGAGATCATGTCGGCCGACTACAAGCTGGTGGAGCAAGCCAAGAGAGCG ACCAACATTGCGGGCACCACCGCTCTGATAGCTATTGTCCAAGGCTCCAAGCTGATTGTGGCCAATGTGGGTGATTCCCGCGGCGTCATGTACGACTGGCGGGGTATCGCCATACCGCTTTCCTTCGATCACAAGCCGCAGCAGGTGCGAGAACGAAAGAGGATCCACGATGCAGGCGGATTCATCGCCTTCCGAGGCGTTTGGCGCGTGGCCGGCGTGTTGGCCACGTCACGTGCTCTAGGGGACTATCCGCTTAAAGATAAG AATCTGGTGATTGCTACGCCGGACATTTTGACCTTCGAACTAAACGATCACAA ACCCCACTTTCTGATACTGGCCTCCGATGGCCTCTGGGACACGTTCAGCAACGAGGAGGCCTGCACCTTTGTCCAGGAGCACCTGAAAGAGCCGGACTTTGGCGCCAAATCTCTTACCATGGAATCCTATAAACGTGGCTCCGTGGACAACATCACCGTGCTGGTGATCGTCTTCAAGAACGATGTCTACAAGATTGGCAGCTCTGCGGGAAGAGCGGGAGAAGAATCCCTAAAAGTCCCAGCCAAATCTCAACCAGTTGCGCCTGCAGTTGTGCAACGCTCGAATTCaatcaaaaccaaatga
- the LOC122617417 gene encoding guanine nucleotide-binding protein subunit beta-like protein translates to MSETLQLRGTLVGHNGWVTQIATNPKDPDTIISASRDKTLIVWKLTRDEHTNYGYPQKRLYGHSHFISDVVLSSDGNYALSGSWDQTLRLWDLAAGKTTRRFEGHTKDVLSVAFSADNRQIVSGSRDKTIKLWNTLAECKFTIQEDGHTDWVSCVRFSPNHSNPIIVSCGWDRTVKVWNLANCKLKNNHHGHNGYLNTVTVSPDGSLCTSGGKDSKALLWDLNDGKNLYTLEHNDIINALCFSPNRYWLCVAYGPSIKIWDLACKKTVEELRPEVVSPGSPGDQPQCLSLAWSTDGQTLFAGYSDNTIRVWQVSVSAH, encoded by the exons ATGTCCGAGACCCTGCAATTGCGCGGTACCCTCGTTGGCCACAATGGATGGGTCACCCAGATCGCCACCAACCCCAAGGATCCCGACACCATCATCTCGGCCTCCCGTG ACAAGACCCTGATCGTGTGGAAGCTGACCCGCGATGAGCACACCAACTACGGTTACCCCCAGAAGCGTCTCTACGGACACTCGCACTTCATCAGCGACGTGGTTCTGTCCTCCGATGGCAACTACGCCCTGTCCGGATCCTGGGATCAGACCCTTCGCCTGTGGGATTTGGCCGCCGGCAAGACCACCCGTCGCTTCGAGGGACACACCAAG GACGTTTTGTCGGTTGCCTTCTCGGCCGATAACCGTCAGATCGTGTCCGGCTCCCGGGACAAGACCATCAAGCTGTGGAACACACTGGCTGAGTGCAAGTTCACCATCCAGGAGGATGGCCACACCGACTGGGTGTCGTGCGTGCGCTTCTCGCCCAACCACTCCAACCCGATCATCGTGTCCTGCGGCTGGGATCGCACCGTCAAGGTCTGgaacttggccaactgcaaGTTGAAGAACAACCACCACGGCCACAACGGCTACCTGAACACCGTGACCGTCTCGCCCGACGGCTCCCTGTGCACCTCCGGTGGCAAGGACTCCAAGGCCCTGCTGTGGGACCTCAATGACGGCAAGAACCTGTACACCCTGGAGCACAACGACATCATCAACGCCCTGTGCTTCTCGCCCAACCGCTACTGGCTGTGCGTGGCCTACGGACCCTCGATCAAGATCTGGGATCTGGCATGCAAGAAGACCGTCGAGGAGCTGCGCCCCGAGGTCGTCTCTCCCGGTTCCCCTGGCGATCAGCCCCAGTGCCTGTCCCTCGCCTGGTCCACCGACGGCCAGACCCTGTTCGCCGGCTACTCCGACAACACCATCCGCGTCTGGCAGGTGTCTGTTTCGGCTCACTAA
- the LOC122617381 gene encoding protein phosphatase 1L isoform X2 yields the protein MDHRYRRSLRSSAEKPTSSTKVKSRNQAPAENTDSPAFPMDDELEDKVFYQTYVSHMKILSKFAVGFSSINSPLAYIWKLCRLYVLRPEVIFCGLILFVLLLYLQAVDVWSRSILGRIQATLGRQKAVKMMELSASAGDHQSWEELKQQSSAFAVLGRRPRMEDRFIIEENINNNTGISFFAVFDGHGGEFAADFAKDVLVKNIYNKITEMSKLLKTEGLTGDYDKSPYLARKQSRKESNKENTEPTAAVARKDSLRKAHSTTVDCSAIKQKTTEASIADIYMVQLNSAMRASGNMGSAKDSFLNNNNNAQNGAGNAPPPNYEAKCYIENGRINFGKLITDEIMSADYKLVEQAKRATNIAGTTALIAIVQGSKLIVANVGDSRGVMYDWRGIAIPLSFDHKPQQVRERKRIHDAGGFIAFRGVWRVAGVLATSRALGDYPLKDKNLVIATPDILTFELNDHKPHFLILASDGLWDTFSNEEACTFVQEHLKEPDFGAKSLTMESYKRGSVDNITVLVIVFKNDVYKIGSSAGRAGEESLKVPAKSQPVAPAVVQRSNSIKTK from the exons GTGTTCTATCAGACATACGTATCGCACATGAAAATCCTGTCCAAATTTGCGGTGGGCTTCTCGTCCATCAACTCCCCGCTGGCCTACATATGGAAGCTGTGCCGACTGTATGTCCTGCGGCCGGAGGTCATCTTCTGCGGCTTGATCCTCTTCGTCCTGTTGCTCTATTTGCAAGCGGTAGATGTGTGGAGTCGCAGCATCCTGGGACGCATCCAGGCCACCCTCGGTCGCCAGAAGGCCGTCAAGATGATGGAGCTGTCGGCCAGCGCTGGTGATCACCAGAGCTGGGAGGAGTTGAAGCAGCAGAGCTCGGCTTTCGCGGTCCTTGGACGGAGGCCTCGAATGGAGGATAG ATTTATTATCGAGGagaacatcaacaacaacactgGCATCTCCTTCTTTGCTGTTTTTGACGGTCATGGCGGCGAGTTTGCCGCAGACTTCGCCAAGGATGTGCTAGTGAAGAACATCTACAATAAGATCACCGAGATGTCCAAGCTGCTGAAGACAGAAGGACTTACCGGAGATTACGATAAAAGTCCCTATTTGGCGCGCAAGCAGAGTCGCAAGGAATCGAACAAGGAGAACACAGAACCCACGGCAGCGGTGGCGCGAAAGGATAGTCTAAGGAAGGCCCATAGCACCACGGTGGATTGCAGCGCTATTAAACAAAAGACAACCGAGGCATCTATTGCCGACATATACATGGTCCAACTGAACTCTGCGATGAGAGCCAGTGGAAATATGGGATCCGCCAAGGATTCCTTCctgaataacaacaacaatgcacaGAACGGAGCAGGTAATGCGCCACCTCCGAACTACGAAGCCAAGTGCTACATCGAAAACGGACGTATTAACTTTGGGAAATTGATCACGGACGAGATCATGTCGGCCGACTACAAGCTGGTGGAGCAAGCCAAGAGAGCG ACCAACATTGCGGGCACCACCGCTCTGATAGCTATTGTCCAAGGCTCCAAGCTGATTGTGGCCAATGTGGGTGATTCCCGCGGCGTCATGTACGACTGGCGGGGTATCGCCATACCGCTTTCCTTCGATCACAAGCCGCAGCAGGTGCGAGAACGAAAGAGGATCCACGATGCAGGCGGATTCATCGCCTTCCGAGGCGTTTGGCGCGTGGCCGGCGTGTTGGCCACGTCACGTGCTCTAGGGGACTATCCGCTTAAAGATAAG AATCTGGTGATTGCTACGCCGGACATTTTGACCTTCGAACTAAACGATCACAA ACCCCACTTTCTGATACTGGCCTCCGATGGCCTCTGGGACACGTTCAGCAACGAGGAGGCCTGCACCTTTGTCCAGGAGCACCTGAAAGAGCCGGACTTTGGCGCCAAATCTCTTACCATGGAATCCTATAAACGTGGCTCCGTGGACAACATCACCGTGCTGGTGATCGTCTTCAAGAACGATGTCTACAAGATTGGCAGCTCTGCGGGAAGAGCGGGAGAAGAATCCCTAAAAGTCCCAGCCAAATCTCAACCAGTTGCGCCTGCAGTTGTGCAACGCTCGAATTCaatcaaaaccaaatga
- the LOC122617381 gene encoding protein phosphatase 1L isoform X1 codes for MDHRYRRSLRSSAVAEKPTSSTKVKSRNQAPAENTDSPAFPMDDELEDKVFYQTYVSHMKILSKFAVGFSSINSPLAYIWKLCRLYVLRPEVIFCGLILFVLLLYLQAVDVWSRSILGRIQATLGRQKAVKMMELSASAGDHQSWEELKQQSSAFAVLGRRPRMEDRFIIEENINNNTGISFFAVFDGHGGEFAADFAKDVLVKNIYNKITEMSKLLKTEGLTGDYDKSPYLARKQSRKESNKENTEPTAAVARKDSLRKAHSTTVDCSAIKQKTTEASIADIYMVQLNSAMRASGNMGSAKDSFLNNNNNAQNGAGNAPPPNYEAKCYIENGRINFGKLITDEIMSADYKLVEQAKRATNIAGTTALIAIVQGSKLIVANVGDSRGVMYDWRGIAIPLSFDHKPQQVRERKRIHDAGGFIAFRGVWRVAGVLATSRALGDYPLKDKNLVIATPDILTFELNDHKPHFLILASDGLWDTFSNEEACTFVQEHLKEPDFGAKSLTMESYKRGSVDNITVLVIVFKNDVYKIGSSAGRAGEESLKVPAKSQPVAPAVVQRSNSIKTK; via the exons GTGTTCTATCAGACATACGTATCGCACATGAAAATCCTGTCCAAATTTGCGGTGGGCTTCTCGTCCATCAACTCCCCGCTGGCCTACATATGGAAGCTGTGCCGACTGTATGTCCTGCGGCCGGAGGTCATCTTCTGCGGCTTGATCCTCTTCGTCCTGTTGCTCTATTTGCAAGCGGTAGATGTGTGGAGTCGCAGCATCCTGGGACGCATCCAGGCCACCCTCGGTCGCCAGAAGGCCGTCAAGATGATGGAGCTGTCGGCCAGCGCTGGTGATCACCAGAGCTGGGAGGAGTTGAAGCAGCAGAGCTCGGCTTTCGCGGTCCTTGGACGGAGGCCTCGAATGGAGGATAG ATTTATTATCGAGGagaacatcaacaacaacactgGCATCTCCTTCTTTGCTGTTTTTGACGGTCATGGCGGCGAGTTTGCCGCAGACTTCGCCAAGGATGTGCTAGTGAAGAACATCTACAATAAGATCACCGAGATGTCCAAGCTGCTGAAGACAGAAGGACTTACCGGAGATTACGATAAAAGTCCCTATTTGGCGCGCAAGCAGAGTCGCAAGGAATCGAACAAGGAGAACACAGAACCCACGGCAGCGGTGGCGCGAAAGGATAGTCTAAGGAAGGCCCATAGCACCACGGTGGATTGCAGCGCTATTAAACAAAAGACAACCGAGGCATCTATTGCCGACATATACATGGTCCAACTGAACTCTGCGATGAGAGCCAGTGGAAATATGGGATCCGCCAAGGATTCCTTCctgaataacaacaacaatgcacaGAACGGAGCAGGTAATGCGCCACCTCCGAACTACGAAGCCAAGTGCTACATCGAAAACGGACGTATTAACTTTGGGAAATTGATCACGGACGAGATCATGTCGGCCGACTACAAGCTGGTGGAGCAAGCCAAGAGAGCG ACCAACATTGCGGGCACCACCGCTCTGATAGCTATTGTCCAAGGCTCCAAGCTGATTGTGGCCAATGTGGGTGATTCCCGCGGCGTCATGTACGACTGGCGGGGTATCGCCATACCGCTTTCCTTCGATCACAAGCCGCAGCAGGTGCGAGAACGAAAGAGGATCCACGATGCAGGCGGATTCATCGCCTTCCGAGGCGTTTGGCGCGTGGCCGGCGTGTTGGCCACGTCACGTGCTCTAGGGGACTATCCGCTTAAAGATAAG AATCTGGTGATTGCTACGCCGGACATTTTGACCTTCGAACTAAACGATCACAA ACCCCACTTTCTGATACTGGCCTCCGATGGCCTCTGGGACACGTTCAGCAACGAGGAGGCCTGCACCTTTGTCCAGGAGCACCTGAAAGAGCCGGACTTTGGCGCCAAATCTCTTACCATGGAATCCTATAAACGTGGCTCCGTGGACAACATCACCGTGCTGGTGATCGTCTTCAAGAACGATGTCTACAAGATTGGCAGCTCTGCGGGAAGAGCGGGAGAAGAATCCCTAAAAGTCCCAGCCAAATCTCAACCAGTTGCGCCTGCAGTTGTGCAACGCTCGAATTCaatcaaaaccaaatga